The Paenibacillus uliginis N3/975 genome has a window encoding:
- a CDS encoding sigma-70 family RNA polymerase sigma factor, whose amino-acid sequence MQSEYIYQLLIKMKDGDQQAFHTMYDATYQDVYRTVSFLVDHQQDREDIMNEIYMQMWTSLANYDTNRPFHFWLHGLVIRQVQRFRVKSWRRFRIFEHIRAFSREESHWDQPAVFMDETNQMISKAIQKLTDKQRTVIILRFFHDYTLEEIATLLDIPLGTVKSRYHAGLQALRKNLRNLPPERMEKLNAY is encoded by the coding sequence ATGCAAAGTGAATATATTTACCAATTACTTATAAAAATGAAAGATGGTGATCAACAGGCGTTTCATACGATGTATGATGCCACCTATCAGGACGTCTACCGGACAGTCTCCTTTCTGGTGGATCATCAGCAGGATCGGGAAGATATCATGAATGAGATCTATATGCAAATGTGGACCTCACTTGCTAACTACGATACGAACCGACCATTCCACTTCTGGTTACACGGCTTGGTAATCCGTCAAGTGCAGAGATTTCGGGTCAAGAGCTGGCGGAGATTCCGAATTTTTGAACACATCCGTGCCTTCTCTCGGGAAGAGTCTCATTGGGATCAACCTGCTGTGTTCATGGATGAGACGAACCAAATGATATCGAAGGCAATCCAAAAACTAACCGACAAACAGCGAACGGTGATTATCCTCCGCTTTTTTCACGACTATACTCTTGAGGAAATCGCGACATTGCTCGATATTCCGCTGGGTACAGTCAAGTCCAGATATCATGCTGGCCTTCAGGCGCTTCGAAAAAACTTACGGAATCTTCCCCCAGAAAGGATGGAAAAGCTCAATGCCTATTGA
- a CDS encoding calcium-translocating P-type ATPase, PMCA-type produces MDSKKQSSETFHTLSTDQTLASLNSHYDGLSQEEAAARLQQYGKNALEERKGKSLIAKLLAQFKDVMIIILLVAALISGLLGEWTDSFIILFVVILNAVLGVIQENKAEQALAALKQMSSPFAQTRRDGKVIKIKAEELVPGDIVLLEAGDVIPADMRLIESASLKIEEAALTGESVPVEKVVDPLEKADLVIGDRKNMAYMTSNISYGRGIGVVTATGSSTEVGKIAGFISQDEDEVTPLQRKLNELGKYFTIITIGVAVAIFIIGMIQGREIFDMLLTSISLAVAAIPEGLPAIVTIILALGVQKMAKRNAIIRKLPAVETLGSTEIICSDKTGTLTQNKMTVQQAYIGQTMQQADQALETMQDYEFFLQVMALCNDTKFSHTADAEQFTLIGDPTETALVDYGIKHGFDKREGEIEFPRKAEIPFDSDRKLMTTVHELNDGATVYRIMTKGAPDVLLESCNSILMNGTVMELTEEYRDSIIKANKSMADKALRVLSLAYRDESAIPSIMKPEVVEQNLTFIGLVGMIDPPREEVKEAVRICKNAGIRPVMITGDHRDTATAIAKELHIIEDESGIITGSELNQISDQEFEEKVTQYSVYARVSPEHKVRIVQAWKKRGSIVAMTGDGVNDAPALKASDIGVGMGITGTEVSKGVSDMVLADDNFTTIVVAVEEGRKVYSNIRKTIQFLLSANLGEVLTLFIATLIGWKILFPIHILWINLVTDTLPALALGLEKAENDIMKRKPRKASESVFANGIGVGILYQGVVEAALTLFAYYYGHTHYSEAVAVTMAFATLGLIQLTHAFNVRSTTKSLFMIGVFSNKYLNGAALVSGFLVLIVILVPFMNDLFSVVRLNGEQWLVVAISAFSIIPIVEIVKLFMRLFSRKK; encoded by the coding sequence TTGGATAGCAAAAAACAATCAAGTGAAACGTTTCACACACTTTCCACTGATCAAACTTTAGCGTCACTAAACAGTCATTACGATGGTTTATCCCAAGAAGAAGCCGCCGCAAGACTGCAACAGTACGGCAAGAATGCACTCGAGGAACGTAAAGGAAAATCATTGATTGCTAAACTGCTCGCACAGTTTAAAGATGTCATGATCATAATTCTGCTCGTTGCGGCACTTATTTCTGGACTGCTTGGAGAATGGACAGATTCCTTTATCATCCTGTTCGTTGTTATCTTGAATGCCGTTCTGGGAGTAATTCAAGAGAATAAAGCCGAACAGGCACTTGCAGCTCTTAAGCAAATGTCTTCCCCCTTCGCTCAAACAAGAAGAGATGGCAAGGTTATCAAAATCAAAGCGGAGGAGCTTGTTCCAGGTGATATTGTTCTATTAGAAGCTGGGGATGTTATACCAGCCGATATGCGACTGATTGAGTCTGCTTCACTCAAGATTGAAGAAGCTGCATTGACTGGAGAATCTGTGCCTGTTGAGAAGGTAGTTGACCCGCTGGAGAAAGCAGATCTCGTCATCGGTGATCGTAAGAATATGGCCTATATGACTAGCAATATCTCCTATGGTCGAGGCATCGGTGTTGTTACAGCAACCGGCAGTAGTACAGAAGTCGGTAAGATTGCCGGCTTTATCTCCCAGGATGAAGATGAAGTAACTCCGCTGCAACGCAAGCTGAATGAGTTGGGAAAATACTTTACGATCATTACGATCGGGGTTGCTGTAGCCATCTTCATTATAGGTATGATTCAAGGTCGAGAAATATTTGATATGCTTCTCACTTCCATCTCGCTGGCAGTAGCAGCTATACCGGAAGGGTTGCCGGCAATCGTTACTATAATTTTAGCACTTGGCGTCCAGAAAATGGCGAAGCGTAATGCGATTATTCGTAAGCTTCCAGCAGTTGAAACGTTAGGCAGCACAGAAATTATTTGTTCAGATAAAACAGGCACCCTAACACAGAACAAAATGACTGTACAGCAAGCTTATATTGGACAAACCATGCAACAAGCCGATCAAGCTCTTGAAACGATGCAAGACTATGAGTTCTTTCTTCAAGTCATGGCGCTGTGTAATGATACGAAATTCTCACACACGGCCGATGCAGAACAATTTACATTAATAGGTGATCCAACAGAGACTGCATTAGTTGATTACGGAATTAAGCATGGTTTTGATAAACGAGAAGGTGAAATCGAATTTCCGCGTAAGGCTGAAATTCCATTCGATTCTGATCGGAAGTTAATGACCACTGTCCATGAACTAAATGATGGTGCTACCGTTTATCGCATTATGACAAAAGGCGCACCTGATGTGTTGCTCGAAAGCTGCAATAGTATTCTAATGAATGGAACTGTCATGGAGCTGACAGAAGAGTACCGCGATAGTATTATCAAAGCCAATAAATCCATGGCAGACAAAGCACTACGTGTATTGTCGCTCGCTTACCGTGATGAGTCAGCTATCCCAAGCATCATGAAACCAGAAGTTGTGGAGCAGAATTTAACCTTCATCGGTCTTGTTGGAATGATCGACCCACCTCGCGAGGAAGTGAAGGAAGCTGTTCGCATCTGTAAGAACGCTGGCATACGTCCAGTCATGATTACAGGGGATCATCGTGATACAGCTACAGCAATTGCCAAGGAGCTTCATATTATTGAAGATGAGAGCGGCATTATTACGGGTAGTGAGTTAAATCAAATTAGTGATCAAGAATTCGAAGAGAAGGTCACACAGTATTCTGTATATGCCCGGGTATCACCAGAACACAAGGTACGTATCGTTCAAGCTTGGAAGAAGCGCGGCAGTATTGTTGCAATGACTGGAGACGGAGTTAACGATGCACCTGCACTCAAGGCATCCGACATTGGTGTCGGCATGGGCATCACAGGTACTGAGGTTTCCAAAGGTGTTTCCGATATGGTGCTTGCCGATGACAACTTTACCACGATTGTTGTTGCTGTAGAAGAAGGTCGCAAAGTATACAGCAATATTCGCAAGACGATCCAGTTTCTCCTATCTGCCAATCTTGGTGAAGTGCTCACACTATTCATCGCTACCTTAATCGGTTGGAAGATTCTTTTCCCGATTCACATCTTATGGATCAATCTTGTCACAGACACATTGCCAGCACTTGCTTTAGGCCTTGAGAAAGCAGAAAATGACATCATGAAGCGAAAGCCTCGTAAGGCCTCAGAGAGCGTATTTGCGAATGGTATTGGAGTTGGAATCCTCTATCAAGGTGTTGTGGAAGCCGCTTTAACCTTATTTGCTTACTACTACGGACATACGCACTATTCTGAGGCCGTTGCCGTAACCATGGCCTTTGCAACACTTGGACTGATTCAGCTAACACATGCATTCAACGTACGTTCGACTACTAAATCGTTGTTTATGATCGGTGTATTCTCCAACAAATACTTGAATGGCGCCGCACTTGTATCAGGATTTCTCGTCCTGATCGTAATCTTAGTCCCATTCATGAATGATCTATTCAGCGTCGTTCGATTGAATGGCGAACAGTGGCTGGTAGTCGCAATCTCTGCCTTCTCAATCATTCCGATTGTAGAAATTGTAAAGCTCTTCATGCGATTATTTAGCCGTAAGAAGTAA
- a CDS encoding YheC/YheD family protein, which yields MSGRQLASKWLKTEALLTDPQIIPYIPETNAYGRDDLMSMLSQYDMVVIKPVVGTGGNGVIRIQNHDEGYNVSHKGRTRFVSSFPELIPILSSIRLKRKYLIQQGVNLAKIKGRPLDYRVKVVKTKGRWEFRAMVGRLARRGLFVTNLCKGGMQLRCRPAIRYSLPHINSLEKRNEMRQLTRNCIAVLEKRFPGIGELGFDYGLDDTGAIWILEVNTRPS from the coding sequence ATGAGTGGAAGACAGTTGGCCAGTAAGTGGCTTAAAACGGAAGCGCTGCTGACCGATCCTCAGATAATCCCTTATATCCCGGAAACGAATGCTTACGGAAGGGACGATCTGATGTCGATGCTCTCACAATACGACATGGTTGTGATTAAACCAGTTGTGGGAACGGGGGGGAACGGCGTTATACGTATTCAGAATCACGATGAGGGCTATAACGTCAGCCATAAGGGACGCACGAGGTTTGTTAGTTCATTCCCCGAACTAATTCCTATATTGTCCAGTATTAGGCTAAAACGGAAATATTTGATCCAGCAGGGTGTCAACTTAGCTAAGATAAAAGGGCGTCCTTTGGATTATCGAGTTAAAGTAGTCAAGACGAAAGGGAGATGGGAATTCAGAGCGATGGTTGGAAGGCTTGCCAGGCGGGGCTTGTTCGTAACCAATCTGTGCAAAGGAGGTATGCAGCTAAGGTGCAGACCTGCGATCAGGTATTCGCTTCCACATATCAATTCCTTAGAAAAGCGGAATGAGATGCGGCAGTTGACCCGGAATTGCATCGCGGTTTTGGAAAAACGTTTCCCTGGTATAGGCGAACTAGGTTTTGATTACGGACTTGATGATACAGGAGCCATATGGATATTAGAAGTTAACACTCGTCCAAGTTAA
- a CDS encoding sporulation histidine kinase inhibitor Sda, producing the protein MAMLTDEMLLDSYHMAIELKLEREFITLLLAEIHKRNLDTDSISILH; encoded by the coding sequence ATGGCTATGTTGACGGACGAGATGTTACTAGACTCCTATCATATGGCTATTGAGTTGAAACTGGAACGGGAGTTTATTACTTTACTGTTGGCCGAAATTCATAAACGGAACTTGGACACCGATTCCATCAGCATCCTTCACTAG
- a CDS encoding NAD(P)/FAD-dependent oxidoreductase, with protein MTDLLIIGGGPTGMFAAFYGGMRQASVKLIESMPQLGGQLAALYPEKYIYDVAGFPKVTAQELVDNLSRQMDLFDTDIRLEEKVQSVEKLDERHFVVKTDKDEHHTKAVIITAGVGAFEPRRLEVDNADKFEESNLHYFVSDLSRFQGKKVLISGGGDSAVDWALMLEPIAEQVSLVHRRDKFRAHEHSVEKLLASKVNIITPTEITELHGDERITKVTLSHIKTKETQEIEVDDVIVNFGFVSSLGPISEWGIAIENNSIVVDSRMETSIPGIFAAGDITTYPGKVKLIAVGFGEAPTAINNAKVYFDPEARLAPGHSSNMKL; from the coding sequence ATGACCGATCTTCTCATTATCGGTGGCGGCCCTACAGGCATGTTCGCTGCTTTTTACGGCGGCATGCGCCAAGCTTCGGTTAAACTCATCGAGAGCATGCCCCAACTCGGAGGACAACTGGCTGCGCTGTATCCAGAAAAATATATTTACGATGTAGCCGGATTCCCGAAGGTTACTGCTCAAGAGCTGGTCGACAACCTCTCCCGGCAGATGGATCTGTTTGACACAGACATCCGACTGGAAGAAAAAGTTCAATCGGTTGAGAAGCTGGACGAACGTCATTTTGTCGTAAAGACAGATAAAGATGAACATCACACTAAGGCCGTTATTATTACTGCCGGTGTAGGAGCTTTCGAGCCCCGCCGTCTGGAAGTCGATAACGCGGATAAGTTTGAAGAAAGCAATCTTCATTACTTCGTCAGCGATCTTAGCCGCTTCCAAGGGAAGAAGGTACTCATCAGCGGCGGAGGCGATTCCGCAGTCGATTGGGCTCTTATGCTGGAGCCGATTGCCGAGCAGGTAAGTCTGGTTCATCGCCGCGATAAATTCCGTGCGCATGAACACAGTGTGGAGAAGCTGCTTGCTTCCAAGGTGAACATAATCACCCCAACGGAGATCACTGAACTTCACGGTGATGAGCGAATTACTAAGGTGACACTTTCCCATATCAAAACAAAAGAGACACAGGAAATCGAAGTCGACGATGTGATCGTCAATTTCGGATTCGTTTCTTCTCTTGGTCCCATCTCTGAGTGGGGTATTGCAATCGAGAACAACTCTATCGTGGTTGACTCTCGTATGGAGACAAGCATCCCAGGAATCTTCGCAGCCGGTGACATCACCACTTATCCGGGCAAGGTGAAACTGATTGCTGTCGGATTTGGCGAAGCACCAACGGCGATCAACAATGCCAAGGTTTACTTTGATCCTGAAGCTCGTCTTGCCCCTGGACACAGTAGTAATATGAAGCTGTAA
- a CDS encoding NAD(P)/FAD-dependent oxidoreductase, producing MSSIPKIVILGAGYGGILTAQRLQKELNYNEADVTLVNRHDYHYITTHLHMPAAGTDSIENTRVSISKLIDEFKIDLVKSSVQEIRLHDKKVILEDGTLSYDYLIIGLGGEPETFGIPGLAEYAMSIRSINSVRLIREHIEYQFALYKNERRPQERINFVVGGAGFSGIEFVAELADRIPKLCKEYDVDPALVNIYNVEAAPSALPGFAPELVDYAIEVLKKKGVTFKFGVAIKECTPNGVVLSTGEEIRSATVVWTGGIRGNRLIEAAGFETMRGRVKVDEYLRAPGYENIYIIGDNSLIFNGERPYPPTAQMAMQQGVCCAQNIVSAIRGKDLKKFEFHNKGTVASLGRGEGIAVVGDKKYQGWKAAQLKKLVDLRYLFIIGGIPLVLKKGRFL from the coding sequence ATGAGCAGCATACCGAAGATCGTAATCCTTGGTGCGGGTTACGGTGGCATATTGACAGCGCAGCGGCTGCAGAAAGAACTCAATTATAATGAAGCTGACGTAACGCTGGTGAACAGACATGACTATCACTACATTACGACCCATCTGCATATGCCGGCAGCAGGTACGGATAGCATAGAGAATACTCGGGTTTCCATATCGAAGCTGATTGACGAATTCAAAATCGATTTGGTGAAATCATCCGTACAGGAAATTCGGCTTCATGATAAAAAGGTCATTCTGGAAGACGGGACTTTGTCGTATGATTATTTGATTATCGGATTGGGCGGTGAGCCGGAAACTTTCGGCATCCCGGGTCTGGCGGAATATGCGATGTCCATCCGCAGCATTAACTCGGTCCGCTTGATACGGGAGCATATTGAATATCAGTTTGCTCTGTATAAGAATGAACGCAGACCACAGGAGCGTATTAATTTTGTCGTTGGTGGTGCCGGTTTTAGCGGTATTGAGTTTGTGGCGGAGCTTGCGGACCGCATTCCTAAATTGTGCAAGGAGTACGATGTCGATCCTGCCCTTGTAAACATTTATAATGTTGAAGCTGCGCCATCAGCGCTTCCGGGATTTGCACCTGAATTGGTCGATTATGCCATTGAAGTGTTGAAAAAGAAGGGCGTTACCTTTAAGTTTGGTGTGGCGATCAAGGAATGTACACCGAATGGGGTCGTTTTGAGCACGGGTGAGGAAATCCGGTCTGCAACGGTCGTTTGGACCGGTGGAATCCGCGGGAACCGCCTGATCGAGGCAGCTGGCTTCGAAACGATGCGCGGACGCGTAAAAGTGGATGAATATTTGCGAGCTCCAGGCTATGAGAACATTTATATTATTGGAGACAACTCGCTGATATTTAATGGTGAGCGGCCATACCCGCCTACGGCTCAGATGGCTATGCAGCAGGGAGTTTGTTGTGCACAAAACATCGTATCAGCAATTCGGGGCAAGGACTTGAAGAAGTTCGAGTTTCATAACAAAGGTACGGTTGCCTCTCTTGGCCGGGGTGAAGGAATCGCTGTTGTGGGCGACAAGAAATATCAGGGCTGGAAAGCGGCTCAGCTGAAAAAACTGGTTGACCTGCGGTACCTCTTTATCATTGGGGGCATCCCGCTCGTCCTGAAAAAGGGAAGGTTTCTATAA
- the hemQ gene encoding hydrogen peroxide-dependent heme synthase, which translates to MNEAAMTLDGWYSLHDFRSINWPAWKAADDEERAVALDELHAFLDEWNQIEESKQGSTAVYTIVGQKADFVFMHLRETLEELNAIENAFNKTTFAQYTTKAYSYVSIVELSNYLAGSSEGDPMQNPHVIARLKPALPKSKHICFYPMNKKRDLTDNWYMLSMEDRRSMMYSHGMIGRSYAGKVKQIITGSVGLDDWEWGVTLFSDDALHFKKLVYEMRFDEVSARFGEFGSFYVGNLLDQESFSQLMKV; encoded by the coding sequence ATGAACGAAGCCGCAATGACGCTTGATGGCTGGTATTCACTGCATGATTTCCGCTCGATCAATTGGCCTGCTTGGAAAGCTGCGGATGATGAGGAGCGCGCTGTTGCATTGGACGAGCTACACGCTTTTCTGGACGAGTGGAATCAAATAGAAGAATCCAAGCAAGGAAGCACTGCAGTATACACCATCGTTGGGCAAAAAGCAGACTTTGTATTCATGCATTTGCGCGAAACGCTTGAAGAGCTAAATGCAATCGAGAACGCCTTTAACAAAACGACATTTGCGCAATATACAACCAAGGCCTACTCCTACGTCAGTATTGTAGAGCTCAGCAATTATTTGGCAGGCTCTTCGGAAGGCGATCCGATGCAGAACCCGCATGTTATAGCACGCTTGAAGCCGGCTCTTCCAAAATCCAAGCATATTTGCTTCTATCCGATGAACAAAAAGCGCGATTTGACGGACAACTGGTATATGCTCAGTATGGAAGACAGACGCTCCATGATGTACAGCCACGGCATGATCGGCCGCAGTTATGCAGGTAAGGTAAAACAGATCATTACGGGTTCAGTTGGATTGGATGATTGGGAATGGGGCGTCACATTATTTTCTGACGATGCTCTCCATTTCAAAAAACTCGTATACGAAATGCGCTTTGATGAAGTCAGCGCCCGCTTCGGCGAGTTCGGTTCGTTCTATGTCGGCAACCTACTGGATCAGGAATCCTTTTCCCAGCTAATGAAGGTTTAG
- a CDS encoding YuiB family protein has protein sequence MLQFIPVLVLMILFFVMMFGIGFILNMLMKTTWFPCYLFVIVILPVVVYSLWNRDEATLWAHISSFQLVDYLTGVAGLAGAFLSGWTINTLRVKGFKMF, from the coding sequence ATGCTGCAGTTTATTCCCGTGCTAGTGTTGATGATTTTATTTTTTGTCATGATGTTCGGTATCGGTTTTATCCTCAATATGTTGATGAAAACGACGTGGTTTCCCTGCTATTTGTTCGTGATCGTTATATTGCCGGTTGTGGTCTATAGCCTGTGGAATCGTGATGAAGCAACGCTCTGGGCGCATATCAGCTCATTCCAGCTGGTAGATTATTTGACAGGGGTAGCCGGATTGGCAGGGGCATTTTTGAGCGGCTGGACCATCAATACACTGCGTGTTAAAGGATTTAAAATGTTTTAA
- a CDS encoding DnaD domain protein: MRMTNFLHFTENHRYCVYRDFCLSGLDDKMLSSIYQPMVGAFAVSLYRLMFMHVPLEMVGYSAIEQQRRLFLTLGLEPSEKGRKYLIEQTSKLEAVGLLQTSRMFVPETDDYIYEYELQAPLSPSDFFNTQHLTLLLRDKVGKFSVLSLREQLWSKEPQEWSGISLNKENISVPFYDIFELNTHVIDYELEQALTEVEPPRNPSAQHIVPQGEGLNYSDIILRFPRESKNRVFVERLRYDHEQMGIVNYVVRKYDLSVQDLCRLLDEDEIFSSQGEVMLDELQHRASLHFRQGMKLQEKRQITAGKVVALHQELNADPDVPVEEHAVQMEYYVEVPSQFQSKCDIHQYNMMLRNEPYTKLLQTFFPGSVPAHFMEMFEKIDLSYKLPGEVINVLIHYLMSLIAAGGDQRINRNFVEAIASNMLLKQVNSYEKAVQYIRDQAKMKGKQAAAASRTRTYAKSGKVKPEIPVALESAQGEAVTEEEYEEMLKLAAKMQASKKRGG, translated from the coding sequence ATGCGCATGACAAATTTTTTGCATTTTACTGAAAACCACCGTTACTGCGTATACCGCGACTTCTGTCTGAGCGGATTGGATGACAAAATGCTCAGTTCCATATATCAGCCGATGGTAGGGGCTTTCGCCGTCAGTTTATACCGCCTTATGTTCATGCATGTACCTTTAGAAATGGTAGGGTATTCGGCGATCGAACAGCAGCGCCGGCTGTTTTTAACTTTAGGCCTCGAGCCCAGTGAAAAGGGACGCAAGTATTTAATAGAGCAGACCTCCAAGCTGGAAGCTGTGGGATTGCTTCAAACGAGCCGGATGTTCGTTCCGGAGACGGACGACTATATTTATGAATATGAACTACAGGCGCCATTGTCTCCTTCGGATTTTTTTAATACACAGCATCTGACACTGCTATTGCGTGACAAGGTCGGTAAATTTTCTGTGCTGTCGCTACGTGAACAGTTGTGGAGCAAGGAACCTCAAGAATGGTCGGGGATTTCGCTAAATAAAGAAAATATTTCCGTTCCATTTTATGATATTTTTGAACTGAACACCCATGTGATCGATTACGAGCTGGAGCAGGCTCTGACCGAGGTGGAACCGCCGCGAAATCCTTCAGCACAACATATCGTGCCTCAAGGTGAAGGGCTGAACTATTCTGATATTATTTTGCGGTTTCCGCGCGAATCCAAAAACAGGGTGTTTGTAGAGCGTCTTCGGTACGACCACGAACAGATGGGCATTGTCAATTATGTTGTGCGTAAGTACGACTTGAGTGTACAGGACTTGTGCCGGCTGCTCGATGAGGATGAAATCTTCTCCAGTCAAGGGGAAGTGATGCTGGACGAGCTTCAGCACAGGGCAAGTCTTCATTTCCGGCAGGGGATGAAGCTGCAGGAGAAACGGCAGATTACAGCCGGGAAGGTCGTGGCGCTGCATCAGGAATTGAATGCTGATCCGGATGTGCCAGTGGAAGAGCATGCCGTACAGATGGAATATTATGTAGAGGTTCCGTCACAATTTCAATCTAAATGCGATATTCACCAATATAATATGATGCTTCGCAACGAGCCGTATACCAAGCTGCTTCAAACGTTCTTTCCTGGCTCGGTTCCGGCGCATTTTATGGAAATGTTCGAAAAGATCGATCTCAGTTACAAGCTGCCTGGTGAAGTTATCAATGTGTTGATACATTATCTGATGTCTTTGATTGCTGCAGGTGGTGATCAACGAATCAATCGAAATTTTGTTGAGGCTATTGCTTCCAATATGCTGCTGAAGCAGGTTAACAGTTATGAGAAAGCCGTCCAGTATATTCGTGACCAAGCCAAGATGAAAGGCAAACAGGCCGCAGCCGCTTCGCGTACGCGTACATACGCCAAGAGTGGCAAAGTGAAACCGGAGATTCCGGTGGCGCTGGAGTCTGCTCAAGGTGAAGCCGTGACGGAAGAGGAATATGAGGAAATGCTGAAGCTTGCTGCTAAGATGCAGGCTAGCAAGAAGAGGGGCGGATAG
- the dnaI gene encoding primosomal protein DnaI, which translates to MESLGELLESMKSPAFRRRSDQIADHLLKHPLILSLRAEHPELDEKVLRTNLSRLYQYVGDHENCEQCPGLERCPNDFQGHYSKLDVQPVNGSQEIYERKAPCSLQIAKNNEDQIRKRVRSFYLDERALNEGYDEVEIMAKDRLRAPAVHQVFRYIQDTKENGLSPRGLYLTGSFGTGKTYLMCYMLHELAKEGYTGVIVYMPDFVEDLKSMMQDGSKVKETVETMKNCDLLIFDDIGAENLNPWVRDHVLGAILNFRMNRKPTFYTSNYPLDGLERHLSFTSKDGEENHKGQRLMNRISPFVDASQLFGENHRGKV; encoded by the coding sequence GTGGAGTCTCTAGGTGAATTGCTGGAAAGTATGAAAAGTCCAGCGTTCCGTCGCCGTTCAGATCAGATTGCAGATCATCTGCTGAAGCATCCGCTCATCCTCAGTCTTCGGGCTGAACATCCGGAGTTGGATGAAAAAGTGCTGCGGACCAATCTGAGCCGTTTGTATCAATATGTCGGGGATCATGAGAACTGTGAACAGTGCCCCGGTCTGGAGCGGTGTCCCAATGATTTTCAAGGCCATTACAGCAAGTTGGATGTTCAGCCTGTGAATGGTTCTCAGGAAATATATGAACGGAAAGCTCCTTGTTCGCTGCAAATTGCTAAAAACAATGAAGATCAGATCCGAAAACGGGTTCGCAGCTTTTATTTGGATGAACGGGCTTTGAATGAAGGTTATGATGAAGTGGAAATTATGGCAAAAGACCGTCTTCGGGCTCCAGCGGTGCACCAGGTCTTTCGGTATATTCAGGATACCAAAGAGAATGGGTTGTCCCCGCGAGGATTATATCTGACCGGATCGTTCGGAACAGGGAAGACATATCTGATGTGCTATATGCTGCATGAACTGGCGAAGGAAGGTTATACCGGTGTTATTGTATATATGCCGGATTTCGTGGAAGACCTGAAATCGATGATGCAGGACGGAAGCAAGGTCAAGGAAACGGTAGAGACCATGAAAAATTGTGATCTGCTCATTTTTGATGATATTGGTGCGGAAAACTTGAATCCATGGGTACGAGATCACGTACTGGGCGCTATTTTAAATTTCCGGATGAATCGGAAGCCTACTTTTTATACTTCGAACTACCCGCTTGACGGATTGGAAAGACATCTTAGCTTTACAAGTAAAGATGGCGAGGAAAACCACAAGGGCCAACGTTTGATGAATCGGATTTCACCTTTTGTGGATGCTAGTCAGCTGTTCGGTGAGAATCATCGCGGAAAAGTATAA
- a CDS encoding YqzM family protein → MDVNVRAVDPREHINEEPRNDFGDLMMGFTGMFGFMFVIFFAMVIIKFLVG, encoded by the coding sequence ATGGATGTTAACGTGCGCGCAGTGGATCCTCGGGAGCATATCAACGAAGAACCTCGTAATGATTTTGGCGATTTGATGATGGGTTTCACGGGCATGTTCGGCTTTATGTTCGTCATTTTCTTCGCTATGGTTATTATCAAGTTCCTTGTTGGCTAA
- the trxA gene encoding thioredoxin — MAIVNVSDQTFTNEVEGQGTVVVDFWAPWCGPCKMLAPILDELSQELGDDVKIAKVNVDENPESASRFGVMSIPTLIFFKDGQPVDKVVGLNSKEALKGIIAKHQ; from the coding sequence ATGGCTATCGTCAATGTATCCGACCAGACTTTTACTAATGAAGTAGAAGGTCAGGGAACGGTTGTAGTTGATTTTTGGGCGCCTTGGTGCGGTCCTTGTAAAATGCTTGCTCCGATTCTGGACGAATTGTCCCAAGAACTCGGCGATGATGTGAAAATCGCGAAGGTGAACGTAGATGAAAACCCTGAATCTGCTTCCCGTTTCGGCGTGATGAGTATCCCAACACTGATCTTCTTTAAAGACGGCCAGCCTGTTGATAAAGTTGTCGGTCTGAACTCCAAAGAAGCTTTGAAAGGCATTATTGCCAAACATCAGTAA